AGAGGGATAAAACCATTTCAAGTTCTGAATATGAGAATGCTGGAACTGTTTTGGGAGTGCAACCTGAAAAATAACACTGCTGTGGGTTTATCTTCCAATTGAAGACATTATCGGCTACTTGAATTCCAAAAGTGACTCGTTAATTGTTTATACGAGTCTGATGAATCATGATGGCGATGCAATAAATAGTggtgaaaatggatgaatgCAACGAAGTGAATCGTGAGTTCCATGTTAGAAATGCGCAAAAGAGGGTCAAGTTCAACCAGACAGAAATTATTTGTCCCTATCTCCTCTTCATGTCCCATGGGGTGTCGGGTCCCACAAGTCTTCCAAAGAGAACTAAATTCAATAAAGTAAACCTTGAGAATCAACTCCCTAAGCCCTCCCCTCCGATGTAAAAGAAGTTGAACAGCGTGCCATCTGTCCGCTCTGGTTTGTGCAGGGCACCAATAAAGTGTCTCAGATTCCTCCTCCACATTCCCCTACGGTGGGCACACTGGCACCTGGCAGGGCTGCTACCCGTCAACGGGCATGGACTGCTCAAAGTCTGATCCGAACAGCTCCTTGTATAAGGGGGGGAAGTGGGCACGCACAATGTCTGGGTATATTGCTTTGAAAGCTGTAAGCTTCTCTGTATGCCTACTGCACAGCGCTCGCAGTGTCGACACTTTGCATATCaactgtggagagagaggagacaggctGTTTAGATTCACAGGGAAGCAAGGACATGGAGCAATGGTAGTGAAAAACATACCTCCCTACAGTGTATTCCCTCTCACGCAGGGGCAAACAGACTTGTAAATATTGAGACAAGCGCTAAGGCACGAGGAAAAGTTGACACTGCATATTACGGAGCTGGTGCGATTGATAAATTGCCACTTCTCTGCTGATAAAAAGGCATTTCATGTAACGTTACGAATGCTTCCCCTGAAATCTGCGCTGGTTTAATCTAATGCACTCAAAATGGTTGATGACCTGTGGATAAAGACGCTAAACAGTGGGAGATTACACTGCTACAAGGGTACAGCATGCGTAGCAGACAGCCGCTTTAAGGGATAATGGATGGAGTGTGCGCTGGATCGTGCTGTACCTTTGTAAGAATACCATCCTCTCTGTGGTTCTTCTGCAGGACGTGCTGGAGGGCCAGTTGGATCTTCTGCTGGAGTTTCTCCACCTTCACCTTCTCCTGGAGCCAGGACCGGTCTGGAAGATAAATTAAACTTTTTGTTGctggacaaacacagagcaggccCTGTCACAGTCAACCTGGccactttgaaaagaaatgacgCAGTTCCTCTAATATAAGATAATAATTGCTAGAAGAAATCAGGAGGGCAACAGTGCTCCTTGTTGTGGTGAATGTGTgtctagcttttttttttcctctgcactgTGAGTGACACCTACCAGCAGACATCAACACAAAGGCGGAGAACAGGGCGATCTCATCCTCAGACAGGTGCATAGAACACAAGTTTTTCCCAAACTCGAAGACGGAGCTGATCAAGTCGTCACAGCCTGCCACAGcaaaggacacagagagagggctTAGGATGAGGAAGACCAAAGAACAACATTCACTCTTGATCTTTATTGGGAGAGAGGCACacggggaggggagaggaaggggaaggAATGAAAAAGAGCGGCATGCTGACAGCACATGGGAGCGTCTTAAGCAGAACAGGCAATGCTTTTACTGAGTTTTGCCTCCCAGACGAGTCACTTTTGGCAGTTGGGTGGTGTTATGCAAGCCAAAATGAGGTCACTATTGAGGCTTTTAGTTAAATCAATTATCGAGGATAGAAAGAGACAGGCGGATGCCACCGCGGCTCGGGAAGCCCATCACTCCGCCTCCCCCTCTGCGGACCCCTCTGCGTGGAGCACACAGGACGCTGGGACTCTCGAAGCTGGGACAGATACACATGCTCGCTCATATGCACACGCAAGCGGGGAATGCAACGAATGGTAAACTTGCAGCGCGAAACAGAATTCAGCATTTTTACTGCCACTATGGGACACATTTGCATTTCCTTTCGTCAAACGGCAGTTGGAAATGCGAGAAAATCCACGGTGGAGAGTCTTACTAATGTCATGGCAGTCAAACACGAATGCTATTTGCTTTTGCCTGAGATGTTTTATGTCAGACTATCAATGATGGTTTTGATAGCGCCCTCCCTAAAGACACTCCGTCTGGCTTTATTTATTCCACAGTTACAGGAGCCATATGCAGCAGAGCCTCACTAACGTCTCTGTTCTACCATAAATAACCGTTGCAGAGACAGCAATGCCAGGTGAGGCAGGGATGAGTGCTCAGAGTTTGCTTCCAGGCCTTCAGCATTGTGTAGAACAGAACAGCAGACTCTAATTTTGGCTGTTACACTGAGGAAAGGAGTGAGGCACTGTAaaaaacgcacacaaacatagCAGCATACAAATACACGCATGCAAACTCATTCagacacgcacatgcacacacccacacccacacccacacacccactcCACTTACCTAATGACTTGAACACATCAGGTCCGGCATACTTTCCATCAAAATAGACTGTGTTGTTTTGCGAGTCAAAGGCACGGCACATTCTGACAAACACAACTTCCAAAGAGcctgtggagacagacaggaacaaGATGCTGAATCTgagctttgtttcttttttttccctaacAGTTACACATCAGTCAGGGATGCAAAACACATGATTGTGCTTTGTGCTATTCTTCTACAACATGAGTAACACAACCACTTTGAAATAAAGAAGCCTGCcgtcagagggagagaaaaaaaaaaaaaacacctctgcAGATGATAATATCATAGACAGAAGGCTATTCTTCCATAATGCCATGCCAGATAAAAATTGCGCTTCATTCAGTAGTGACAGTGCttattcattcaacctttatttagcGAGATAGGTACAGGATTTTTCCCATCCTGCAATTTGTACCACTCTGTGGGAGTGGATAAGAGGATCAAGAAAATGTAACAGAAGCCATTACTGCCTCTAAGGGAGATGCtactgttttaaaatgtcatgtCTGACAAGGGATCTCAGTcttcatttcattattcatattGGCTGTGCTAATGTAAATAATACTCAGGGAAAGACCCAGGAGAGgtgtttgtttgctgcatgtgtgttatGTTTGTATCTGCATTTGTATTTATGCATCAATATAGGTGACAGTGTGCACAGAGCCACGGCTGCATTTAATATTCTGTAAGTACGTCTTCATGAGAGCAGTTTGAGTAAGTAGACATCATCGGGGGGAAAGAGAAGGGAAATGGCAGCCGTCATGATAGGTATTATCTGAGCTCAGCAACACAGTGCTTATCTAATGCGGTGTCCATCCCTGCTATGTATGTAATGAACAGAGGAAAATAGAGAgcgacaaagacagagagggggaaacAGACAGGGTGGGGTCTCCTCTCTGTGACACTGTCTGTGCGTGTGAAGAACAGGGCTTTGTGCAGTCAGGTCAGCTACGCCCTTGTGACAATGCCAGAGGGGGGGGTGGtagtggtggaggtggtggtggtgggtgagTTTGACGGCAGCAGGCCATGTTGACAGGCTGTCATACCTGCTTTCAGCAGCACTATCTGATCATTCTGACACAGCTCCATGAAGCCGTCGATGCGCTTGGCGAACTCCACCACATACTGAATGGCCTCTGTTATTTTGATAGCACACAGCTGCCACATGACTTCCCGGGGCTAAGAACAGATAGGACAGAGAATGGGTTATCTGCTTTAAAACAATGGATTTGATTGCTGTAACTGCAGCGGAGGCCGGCACGGGCCCGCTTGCGGTGGTGTTACCTTGCTCTGGTagctctccacctcctcctgcaggaaggCCTGCCAGgtcatctgctgcagctcctccctcAGGTACTGACATGTCTCCATGTGTGACTTGGAGATGTTCTGAGCCAGGTGCTCTGCAATACAAGCATCGTCACAAACCCAGAAGATCACAGTCGAGACCTGAATGTTACTCACAAGGCTATGTGAAATTGAA
This sequence is a window from Chaetodon trifascialis isolate fChaTrf1 chromosome 10, fChaTrf1.hap1, whole genome shotgun sequence. Protein-coding genes within it:
- the roraa gene encoding nuclear receptor ROR-alpha A isoform X2, whose amino-acid sequence is MMYFVISAMKAQIEIIPCKICGDKSSGIHYGVITCEGCKGFFRRSQQSNAAYSCPRQKNCLIDRTSRNRCQHCRLQKCLAVGMSRDAVKFGRMSKKQRDSLYAEVQKHRLQQQQRDHQQQPGEAEPLTPSYGLSANGLTELHDDLSGYMDGHTPDGSKPDSAVSSFYLDIQPSPDQSGLDINGIKPEPICDFAPGSGFFPYCSFTNGETSPTVSMAELEHLAQNISKSHMETCQYLREELQQMTWQAFLQEEVESYQSKPREVMWQLCAIKITEAIQYVVEFAKRIDGFMELCQNDQIVLLKAGSLEVVFVRMCRAFDSQNNTVYFDGKYAGPDVFKSLGCDDLISSVFEFGKNLCSMHLSEDEIALFSAFVLMSADRSWLQEKVKVEKLQQKIQLALQHVLQKNHREDGILTKLICKVSTLRALCSRHTEKLTAFKAIYPDIVRAHFPPLYKELFGSDFEQSMPVDG